In one window of Niallia sp. Man26 DNA:
- a CDS encoding bacteriocin immunity protein, with protein sequence MENKMSKEELVQLVNKIINPLLSDEEVSEYIDILEKNVPHPAPSDLIFWSDKELTPEEIVDIALAYKEQEDE encoded by the coding sequence ATGGAAAATAAAATGTCAAAAGAAGAATTAGTTCAATTAGTAAATAAGATAATAAACCCATTACTTTCTGATGAAGAGGTAAGTGAGTATATTGATATTCTTGAAAAGAATGTACCACACCCAGCACCGAGTGATTTAATTTTCTGGAGTGATAAAGAATTAACACCAGAAGAAATCGTAGATATTGCCCTAGCCTACAAAGAACAAGAAGACGAGTAA
- the plsY gene encoding glycerol-3-phosphate 1-O-acyltransferase PlsY has product MIDIFKIFLALVFGYLLGSLNTAVIVGKIYGKDIRSHGSKSAGLTNTLRVLGKLAAVFVLVGDILKGIIACFIGLLLDVYSISGEAKDCVSLLAAGAGAVIGHNWPVYFRFKGGKGALTAVSVLFMVDWVMGILCLGLFVILVTLTRYVSLGSICATMLVAIISFIPFWGHTFYFNIFICLMAVMVIFRHRKNIQRLVSGTESKLSF; this is encoded by the coding sequence ATGATTGATATTTTTAAGATATTTTTGGCATTAGTTTTTGGCTATCTTCTAGGGAGTCTTAATACCGCTGTGATTGTAGGGAAAATATACGGAAAGGACATAAGAAGCCACGGGAGTAAAAGTGCTGGGCTTACTAATACTCTGAGAGTTCTTGGGAAATTAGCTGCGGTATTTGTTCTTGTGGGAGATATTTTAAAAGGGATCATTGCATGTTTTATTGGCTTATTACTAGACGTTTACTCTATTTCGGGAGAGGCTAAAGACTGCGTAAGCCTTTTAGCTGCAGGTGCAGGAGCGGTTATAGGTCATAACTGGCCGGTGTATTTTAGGTTTAAAGGAGGTAAGGGAGCACTTACAGCAGTGTCTGTGCTATTTATGGTTGACTGGGTTATGGGCATTTTATGCCTTGGTTTATTTGTGATATTAGTAACTTTGACTCGTTATGTATCTCTAGGATCAATATGTGCTACTATGCTTGTTGCGATCATTTCATTTATTCCGTTTTGGGGACATACTTTTTATTTTAATATATTTATTTGCCTAATGGCGGTTATGGTAATATTCAGACATAGGAAAAATATACAAAGGCTAGTTTCAGGAACAGAAAGTAAACTCTCTTTTTGA
- a CDS encoding phosphoribosylanthranilate isomerase — MDNYKFNEFIKIAKMLNDNEIIPLLMGSVGLEVVTGKSWDAKDLDIHVPGDKRGWEVPPELNIYNWNSIVNIMNSMEYRLIDLHEHEFSKEGLSVEFGIINTLPSFAGIQLEELEMHQMGEIKYYLLNHDQYLSVYESSAKDSYRADNNNNKDIKKIDFLKRMILGNQKSY; from the coding sequence ATGGATAATTATAAGTTTAATGAGTTTATTAAAATTGCAAAAATGCTAAATGATAATGAAATTATTCCCTTGTTAATGGGTTCAGTTGGTTTAGAAGTCGTTACGGGAAAGAGTTGGGATGCAAAAGACTTAGATATACATGTACCAGGTGATAAAAGAGGGTGGGAAGTCCCGCCCGAATTAAATATATATAACTGGAATAGTATAGTCAACATTATGAATTCAATGGAATATAGACTAATTGATTTGCATGAACATGAGTTTTCTAAAGAGGGATTATCAGTTGAATTTGGTATTATTAACACTTTACCAAGTTTCGCAGGAATACAATTAGAGGAGTTAGAAATGCACCAAATGGGAGAGATAAAATATTATTTACTAAATCATGATCAATACTTAAGTGTTTACGAATCTTCAGCCAAGGATAGTTACCGAGCAGATAACAATAATAATAAAGATATTAAAAAAATAGATTTTTTAAAACGAATGATATTGGGAAACCAAAAATCATACTAA
- a CDS encoding sugar porter family MFS transporter, translating to MENQLEHKQPNKAIKKMAFIATFGGLLFGYDTGVINGALPFMSQKDQLNLTPFLEGLVASSLLFGAAIGAMFGGRLSDRHGRRKNIMHLALLFFMASIGCTLAPNTEIMIIFRFLLGLAVGGASVTVPTFLAEISSRENRGAIVTRNELMIVTGQLLAFTFNAILGTVWDDTAHIWRWMLVISSLPAVMLWFGMLTVPESPRWLISKGKAEEALSVLQKIRTESVAQVEIKEISESIKSDSDHEKATFSDFSIPWIRRILFLGIGIAVVNQITGVNSIMYYGTQILQESGFGTQAALIANVANGIISVIAMLFGIWLLGRVRRRPMLIIGLCGTVTSLLLIGLFSFTLEGTSTLPYLVLSMTVMFLGFFQGAIGPVTWLTLSEIFPLKLRGIGMGTSVFFLWVTNFVIGLTFPVLLGSIGLSATFFVFAGLGVLALIFVSKYLPETKGCSLEELEQYFRSYDDNKKKVSIS from the coding sequence ATGGAAAATCAGCTAGAACATAAACAACCAAACAAAGCTATTAAAAAAATGGCATTTATTGCAACGTTTGGTGGTCTTTTATTCGGTTATGATACAGGAGTCATTAATGGAGCCTTACCTTTTATGTCTCAAAAGGATCAACTTAACCTCACTCCGTTTCTGGAAGGTTTAGTTGCAAGTTCCCTTCTTTTTGGTGCTGCTATAGGTGCCATGTTTGGTGGACGTTTATCTGATCGACACGGACGTCGTAAAAATATTATGCATCTCGCTTTATTATTCTTTATGGCCTCAATTGGATGTACACTTGCTCCAAACACTGAAATTATGATTATTTTCCGTTTCTTGCTCGGGCTTGCCGTAGGTGGAGCTTCTGTAACAGTTCCTACCTTTTTAGCGGAGATATCATCTCGAGAAAACCGTGGTGCGATAGTAACTAGGAATGAATTAATGATTGTGACAGGTCAATTATTAGCATTTACTTTTAATGCTATCCTGGGTACTGTATGGGATGATACTGCACACATTTGGCGCTGGATGCTAGTAATTTCTTCCCTACCAGCAGTTATGTTATGGTTTGGTATGTTAACTGTACCTGAAAGCCCTCGGTGGCTAATATCAAAAGGAAAAGCTGAAGAGGCTCTTAGCGTTCTTCAAAAAATTAGAACTGAGAGCGTTGCTCAAGTTGAAATTAAAGAGATTAGTGAATCGATTAAATCTGATTCCGACCATGAAAAGGCAACATTTAGTGACTTCTCTATACCATGGATTCGCAGAATACTTTTTCTAGGAATTGGAATAGCAGTTGTCAATCAAATTACTGGTGTTAATTCCATTATGTATTATGGCACACAGATTCTACAAGAATCTGGCTTTGGCACACAGGCTGCACTTATTGCGAATGTGGCAAATGGAATTATTTCAGTAATAGCTATGTTATTTGGAATATGGCTTCTTGGGAGGGTTAGACGCCGTCCGATGTTAATAATAGGATTATGCGGAACAGTTACTTCCTTATTGCTGATTGGCCTGTTCTCATTTACGCTTGAAGGCACATCGACACTCCCTTATCTTGTCCTTTCCATGACCGTCATGTTCCTTGGTTTTTTTCAAGGTGCGATTGGACCAGTTACATGGCTAACACTTTCTGAAATTTTCCCATTGAAACTTCGTGGCATCGGGATGGGAACAAGCGTATTTTTTCTTTGGGTCACAAATTTTGTTATTGGATTAACTTTCCCGGTTTTACTAGGATCAATTGGTCTATCTGCCACATTCTTTGTTTTTGCGGGGTTAGGGGTATTAGCGCTTATTTTTGTATCAAAATACTTGCCAGAAACGAAAGGATGTTCACTAGAGGAACTGGAACAGTACTTCCGCTCCTATGATGATAACAAGAAAAAAGTCTCCATTAGTTAA
- the ltrA gene encoding group II intron reverse transcriptase/maturase, giving the protein MQDCFDTLYAQSVGGHHFYDLTELMSSPDNIRLAYRNIKRNTGSKTAGTDKLSINDIQHLAVEDVIATVQSMFKWYEPQTVRRVYIPKGNGKTRPLGIPTIWDRIFQQCILQILEPICEAKFHKHSYGFRPNRSTHHAKARLEFLINQSGLHHCVDVDIKGFFDNVNHSKLLKQMWSIGIRDKSLLSIISRLLKAEIDGEGVPTKGTPQGGILSPLLSNIVLNELDWWVSDQWETFKSRYTYATNGSKYQPLKKTALKECFIIRYADDFKVMCRTRSQAIKMNYALKDFLRKRLHLETSEEKSKVINLKKNSSEFLGFTLKAVRKGKTRFGYVARSNMSKKAKVNAFLKIKEAIKVIKRKPCIQTVWNFNTVVMGIQNYYSVATNISINLNELNAHLRRTLYNQLRNIRTEASFHEMTKTLQKRYKGYKTKLYKIQKMVFVPIHAQRWKKTLGFSQVICNFTAEGREKIHNSLKAIDKNMLSYIMRNYIPSRSIEYNDNRISKFIAQYGKCAILGEGLGIHEWHCHHINPYHLSKDDSYSNLVVIHKTIHQLVHLKDKVKIEALLQSLKLTSRQKEKVNKLRLRCQNEII; this is encoded by the coding sequence ATGCAAGATTGTTTTGACACACTATACGCTCAAAGTGTCGGTGGTCATCACTTCTATGACTTAACAGAATTAATGAGTTCTCCAGATAATATACGACTTGCCTATCGAAACATTAAGAGAAATACAGGTAGCAAAACTGCTGGAACTGACAAGTTATCGATTAATGACATTCAGCATTTAGCAGTAGAAGATGTAATAGCAACAGTCCAATCCATGTTTAAATGGTACGAACCGCAAACGGTAAGAAGAGTTTACATACCAAAAGGAAATGGGAAAACTAGACCTTTGGGAATTCCAACGATTTGGGATAGAATCTTTCAGCAGTGCATTTTACAAATCTTAGAGCCAATTTGCGAAGCAAAATTCCATAAACACAGTTATGGGTTCAGACCAAATCGCAGCACTCATCATGCCAAAGCCAGACTTGAGTTCCTAATTAACCAGTCTGGGCTACATCATTGTGTTGATGTAGATATTAAAGGCTTCTTTGATAATGTTAATCATAGTAAGCTTTTAAAACAAATGTGGTCAATAGGCATAAGAGATAAATCACTTCTTTCTATAATATCTAGGCTACTTAAAGCAGAAATTGATGGAGAAGGTGTTCCTACAAAAGGTACCCCGCAGGGGGGGATTCTGTCACCTTTACTATCCAACATTGTGTTAAATGAATTAGATTGGTGGGTTAGTGACCAATGGGAAACGTTTAAAAGCAGATATACCTACGCCACTAATGGTAGTAAATATCAGCCACTGAAGAAAACAGCTTTAAAAGAGTGCTTTATCATCCGGTATGCGGATGATTTTAAGGTAATGTGCAGAACTAGGTCACAGGCAATAAAAATGAATTACGCATTGAAGGATTTCTTGAGAAAAAGACTTCATTTGGAAACAAGTGAGGAAAAATCGAAGGTTATTAATCTAAAGAAAAACTCTTCCGAGTTTCTAGGCTTTACACTTAAAGCGGTAAGGAAAGGGAAAACTAGGTTTGGCTATGTAGCAAGGTCTAATATGTCTAAAAAGGCTAAAGTAAACGCCTTTCTAAAGATAAAGGAAGCTATAAAAGTAATTAAGAGAAAGCCTTGCATTCAGACAGTTTGGAATTTCAATACTGTCGTCATGGGTATCCAAAATTATTACTCAGTCGCTACAAACATTTCTATCAATCTAAATGAGTTAAACGCTCATCTGCGCAGAACGTTATATAATCAGTTAAGGAACATTAGAACCGAGGCAAGTTTCCATGAGATGACTAAAACCTTACAGAAAAGATACAAGGGGTATAAGACAAAACTGTATAAGATACAAAAAATGGTGTTTGTCCCCATCCATGCACAACGGTGGAAAAAGACACTTGGATTCTCGCAAGTGATATGTAACTTTACTGCCGAAGGTAGAGAGAAAATTCACAATAGCCTAAAGGCTATTGATAAAAATATGCTTTCTTACATCATGAGAAATTACATTCCGAGTAGATCTATTGAATATAACGACAATCGAATTAGTAAGTTTATTGCCCAATATGGCAAATGTGCAATTCTAGGTGAAGGGTTAGGGATTCATGAATGGCATTGTCATCACATAAACCCTTATCATCTTTCAAAAGATGATAGTTATTCAAACTTAGTTGTTATTCATAAAACAATTCATCAATTGGTACACCTAAAAGATAAAGTGAAAATAGAAGCCCTTTTACAATCTCTAAAGCTTACAAGTAGGCAAAAAGAAAAAGTAAATAAACTACGATTAAGATGTCAAAATGAAATAATCTAA
- a CDS encoding BglG family transcription antiterminator LicT, which yields MKLKQAFNNNVALALDNSGNEIIVMGKGVGFNKKKYEEINPKLVDKVYSLDSPESNQLTSILNSIPADYIFLTNQIIRLGEDILQKKLSDAFIVTLADHLNFALERHQDNLLIKNPLHWEVKNLYKEEYEIGVKSLNLIKRFTNISLPEYEATSIALHFVNAQHKSEEMKVTLQITEITNKILDIISYHYQMKIQEDSINYSRLLTHLRYFILRQLNHDEKTMEEITSLYNIIKERYQNAYICVKKIEKYLNIEYNWHLSNDELAYLAIHIHRMTSRNEKQN from the coding sequence ATGAAACTAAAACAGGCATTTAATAACAATGTTGCTCTAGCTTTAGATAATAGTGGAAACGAAATCATCGTAATGGGAAAGGGGGTTGGTTTTAATAAGAAAAAATATGAAGAAATTAATCCTAAATTAGTCGATAAAGTATATTCTTTAGATTCTCCTGAGTCCAATCAGTTAACAAGTATTCTAAATAGTATTCCAGCCGATTATATCTTCTTAACAAATCAAATTATTCGTTTGGGCGAAGATATTTTACAAAAAAAGTTAAGTGATGCCTTTATTGTTACTTTGGCCGATCATTTAAACTTTGCCTTAGAAAGACATCAAGATAACCTATTAATAAAGAATCCACTTCATTGGGAAGTTAAGAATCTTTATAAGGAAGAATATGAAATAGGCGTTAAATCCCTTAATCTTATTAAGAGATTTACTAACATTTCATTGCCAGAGTATGAAGCGACGTCTATTGCCTTGCATTTTGTTAATGCGCAACATAAGAGTGAAGAAATGAAGGTTACTCTACAAATCACAGAAATTACTAATAAAATTCTTGATATTATTAGCTATCATTATCAAATGAAAATCCAAGAAGACTCAATTAATTATTCAAGGTTACTGACGCATTTACGTTACTTTATTTTAAGGCAATTAAATCATGATGAAAAAACCATGGAAGAAATTACGTCTCTATATAACATCATAAAAGAAAGATATCAAAACGCTTATATCTGTGTGAAGAAAATTGAAAAGTATTTAAACATCGAGTATAACTGGCATCTGTCCAACGATGAACTGGCATATTTAGCAATTCATATACATCGAATGACTTCAAGGAATGAAAAACAAAATTAG
- a CDS encoding PadR family transcriptional regulator — MEDKAPLTEGVYYILLSLYEPRHGYGIMQFVSELSKGRVELGPGTIYGAIKTLVKRKWIVPLDEVERKKKYVITDAGKLMVETEIQRLYELHHNGMLITKGGSQL, encoded by the coding sequence ATGGAAGATAAGGCGCCTTTAACAGAGGGGGTATATTATATCCTTTTATCTCTGTATGAGCCAAGGCATGGATATGGCATTATGCAGTTTGTTTCTGAACTTAGTAAGGGACGTGTTGAACTTGGACCTGGAACTATTTACGGAGCAATTAAAACATTAGTCAAGCGAAAATGGATAGTTCCTTTAGACGAAGTGGAACGAAAAAAGAAATATGTGATTACGGATGCAGGGAAGCTGATGGTTGAAACTGAAATTCAACGACTTTATGAATTGCATCATAACGGTATGCTAATTACTAAAGGAGGGAGCCAGCTGTGA
- a CDS encoding CPCC family cysteine-rich protein: MKKFTCPCCGYKTLNERDNWETCQVCKWMDDEIQSYEPDIGGANKITLREAQKNFKEIGRADRINYHSKGKPTFKYEKDDNWKPYEKDNYPY, encoded by the coding sequence ATGAAAAAATTCACTTGTCCTTGTTGTGGTTATAAAACATTAAATGAACGAGATAATTGGGAAACTTGTCAAGTATGCAAATGGATGGATGATGAAATACAATCGTATGAACCTGACATTGGTGGAGCGAACAAAATAACTTTAAGAGAAGCACAAAAGAACTTTAAAGAAATTGGGAGAGCAGATAGAATAAATTATCATTCAAAAGGTAAGCCAACATTCAAATATGAAAAAGATGATAACTGGAAGCCTTACGAGAAAGATAATTATCCTTATTAA
- a CDS encoding cupin has protein sequence MKFYKFDKDNGIKVSKFKSDFIMSRIIQTNQVSNIGCMHLERNGIVGYHQAIVPQLLLILNGEGYVRNEIAIYYKVVSGDAVYWERMSGTKQKAKKD, from the coding sequence ATGAAATTTTATAAGTTTGACAAAGATAATGGAATAAAAGTTTCAAAATTTAAATCAGATTTTATTATGTCTCGTATTATTCAAACTAATCAGGTTTCTAACATTGGTTGTATGCATTTGGAAAGGAACGGTATTGTAGGTTACCACCAAGCAATAGTTCCTCAACTACTTTTAATACTAAACGGAGAAGGTTATGTTCGGAATGAAATTGCCATTTATTATAAAGTAGTATCTGGAGATGCTGTATACTGGGAAAGGATGAGTGGCACGAAACAAAAAGCGAAGAAGGATTAA
- a CDS encoding ribonuclease E inhibitor RraB — translation MKFFKKRKFPKDEDGYVLHALDKNGCDFSVKQTVEFIIDVPNENSGKQVLEELKTEGYRCEMDYDDEEEMWAVYCFIDMMLTYESIVEIQDKLRDLIHPLDGEIDGWGVGL, via the coding sequence ATGAAGTTTTTTAAAAAACGAAAGTTTCCAAAAGATGAAGATGGATATGTATTACATGCACTAGATAAAAATGGATGTGATTTTAGTGTAAAACAAACAGTGGAATTTATTATCGATGTACCGAATGAGAACTCTGGCAAACAAGTTCTTGAAGAGTTGAAGACGGAAGGTTACCGATGTGAAATGGATTATGATGATGAAGAAGAAATGTGGGCCGTTTACTGCTTCATAGACATGATGCTGACTTATGAGAGTATTGTTGAGATACAGGATAAATTAAGAGACTTAATTCATCCGTTAGATGGAGAAATCGACGGTTGGGGAGTTGGTCTATAA
- a CDS encoding DUF2812 domain-containing protein encodes MKKVKYRLFLDHEKEEKWINHMAVNGWNLEKFAFSRFKFSKGEPGKYVYRNEFISGMSKTEKMDYFEIIKDSGITIIQEFGGWIYMKKAVSEGPLEIYTDIKSKMDYFNRILLFFFLLFISNICIGISNINFFNNQSNLGFINSTLGFINIFVAALIAYPIIKIIYRKRNLQKKHQFFE; translated from the coding sequence GTGAAAAAAGTAAAATACAGATTATTTTTAGATCATGAAAAAGAAGAAAAATGGATTAATCATATGGCAGTAAATGGTTGGAATCTAGAGAAATTTGCTTTTAGTCGTTTTAAATTTTCTAAAGGTGAGCCCGGTAAATATGTTTACCGGAATGAATTTATTAGTGGTATGTCAAAAACTGAAAAGATGGATTATTTTGAAATAATTAAAGATAGTGGCATTACTATTATTCAAGAATTTGGTGGCTGGATATATATGAAAAAAGCAGTATCTGAAGGTCCACTTGAAATATATACAGATATTAAATCTAAAATGGATTATTTTAACCGCATCTTACTTTTCTTTTTTTTACTTTTCATCTCTAATATATGTATAGGTATATCAAACATAAATTTTTTTAATAATCAATCAAATTTAGGGTTTATTAATTCAACTTTGGGTTTCATTAATATTTTTGTAGCAGCACTTATAGCATATCCAATTATAAAAATAATTTATCGTAAAAGGAACTTACAGAAGAAGCACCAATTTTTTGAATGA
- a CDS encoding beta-glucoside-specific PTS transporter subunit IIABC, with the protein MSQEKLAKDIVNRIGGKENITRAWHCVTRLRFHVKDESKVDVEGIRELTGAMGAQFQNGQFQVIIGNKVMEVFKEVESLVGSNSESGVDESSASKKKLLGRFFDMISGVFSPVIPAIAGAGMMKGILALLQVLGWISVESDAYQVLTIISDAAFYFLPFLLAISAAKRFKVSEYLAVALAGALLYPTITAGVASGEAGLKFLGMSVPFIGYSATVIPIIIAVWVLSYVYKIINRVVPNTVRVVLTPTLVFLIMIPFTLIVAGPIGFIVGDYVGIAVAWIYEHGGVFAGILIGGLMPVFVVTGMHYGFAPIILQNMGKYGYDNAILPLNIVNSLAQAGAAFAVSFRTKNKKLKSLAVSTGVSALLGVTEPAVFGVNLKLKRPLYATMIAGAISGGMVVYFGVKCFGFILQGLEAFPVYIDPVSPMNLVYTIISMFVSFIIAFVMTLILGFEDVRADEEESTEKTKTTRLSLDGEEIGSPLTGKVLPLQDVPDKTFSGEILGKSIAIDPSANTLVSPFDGTVAMIYPTKHAIGLRSENGLEVLIHIGLETVNLEGKFFDVKVEQGQYVQKGQELITFDRVAISNEGYNMVTLVILTNSDQYSSVEKLDLDYQEIKTEEQLFNIQK; encoded by the coding sequence ATGAGTCAGGAAAAATTGGCAAAAGATATTGTAAATAGAATTGGTGGCAAAGAAAACATAACAAGAGCTTGGCATTGTGTAACAAGGCTTCGTTTCCATGTCAAAGATGAAAGTAAAGTCGATGTGGAGGGAATTAGAGAGTTAACTGGAGCAATGGGGGCTCAATTTCAAAACGGTCAGTTCCAGGTGATTATTGGAAATAAGGTTATGGAAGTATTTAAAGAGGTAGAATCGTTAGTTGGAAGTAATAGTGAAAGTGGTGTTGATGAATCAAGTGCAAGCAAGAAAAAGCTTTTAGGTAGGTTCTTTGATATGATCTCGGGTGTATTCTCTCCTGTCATTCCAGCAATTGCTGGGGCTGGGATGATGAAAGGGATACTTGCTTTATTGCAAGTATTAGGATGGATATCAGTCGAAAGCGATGCGTATCAAGTTCTTACCATTATTTCTGATGCCGCATTTTATTTCCTTCCTTTCTTATTAGCAATATCAGCTGCTAAAAGATTTAAAGTGAGTGAATATTTAGCGGTAGCATTAGCGGGTGCATTACTGTACCCAACTATTACAGCTGGGGTAGCCAGTGGAGAAGCAGGATTAAAGTTCTTAGGTATGTCTGTTCCTTTCATAGGCTATAGTGCCACTGTTATTCCAATTATTATTGCTGTTTGGGTTCTAAGCTATGTTTATAAAATAATAAATCGAGTTGTTCCTAATACAGTGAGAGTGGTATTAACACCAACACTTGTTTTCCTAATTATGATTCCTTTTACATTAATTGTTGCTGGTCCAATTGGATTTATAGTTGGCGATTATGTAGGAATTGCAGTTGCGTGGATTTATGAGCATGGAGGAGTATTTGCTGGGATTTTAATTGGTGGTTTAATGCCTGTGTTTGTAGTTACTGGAATGCATTATGGTTTTGCTCCTATTATTCTACAGAATATGGGTAAGTATGGTTATGATAATGCTATTTTGCCATTAAATATTGTAAACAGTTTAGCACAAGCAGGTGCAGCATTTGCAGTTTCATTTAGAACCAAAAATAAAAAGTTGAAATCTTTAGCAGTTTCTACTGGTGTTTCTGCGTTATTAGGTGTTACAGAACCTGCTGTCTTTGGAGTGAATTTGAAACTGAAACGACCATTATATGCAACCATGATAGCTGGTGCAATAAGTGGAGGAATGGTTGTTTACTTTGGAGTAAAATGTTTCGGTTTTATCTTACAAGGTTTAGAGGCTTTCCCGGTTTATATTGATCCTGTTAGTCCTATGAATTTAGTGTATACCATTATTTCTATGTTTGTTTCCTTCATTATTGCTTTTGTAATGACACTTATATTAGGGTTTGAAGATGTTCGAGCAGATGAGGAAGAAAGTACAGAGAAAACTAAAACAACTAGATTATCCCTAGATGGGGAAGAAATAGGTAGTCCATTAACAGGTAAAGTTTTGCCTCTTCAAGATGTACCAGATAAGACTTTTTCAGGTGAAATTTTGGGGAAAAGTATTGCAATTGATCCTTCAGCGAATACATTAGTTTCTCCCTTTGATGGTACAGTTGCAATGATTTATCCGACAAAGCATGCAATTGGTTTACGTTCTGAAAATGGTTTAGAAGTACTTATTCACATTGGCCTTGAAACAGTAAATTTAGAAGGCAAGTTCTTTGATGTAAAAGTAGAACAAGGTCAATATGTACAAAAGGGTCAAGAGCTTATTACCTTTGACCGAGTGGCAATCAGTAACGAAGGATACAATATGGTTACTTTAGTGATACTTACAAATAGTGATCAATATAGTTCCGTAGAGAAGTTGGATTTAGATTATCAAGAAATAAAGACAGAAGAACAACTATTTAATATTCAAAAATAA
- a CDS encoding serine hydrolase domain-containing protein has product MRKKNIIVLAIMLLFLTPLSVSANNEDIKQLLESYVGESLGTYNIPGASLKIIKNGETFYQGNWGVMSDETRVTSDTPFLIGSLSKPITSLAILMLVEDGKIKLDETLTTYIPSFKYKTISPKEIKVLHLLKQTSGISQFDSLKITDIDTKDKDALTKAVGELNGVELSNEPGTVYEYNSVNYLLLGSIIEEVTNQTFSEFINKNIFAPLGMNHSAADYESAVDKGYVPGFKSWFGKPIKSKELYDNAGAPYGYMVSSTNDLAKFLTFMQKGGELLSDENLQILKTPPEEEGTYGLGWHFSKEEKFPFHGGATPDYRAEMFYMDEKDYAVVLLTNKYHIMEDAQVFYIMDGIRSIMNGAEPLELQESSNTIQWIALGLILLLTVLTIFHIFLLRKRKRKNSKWSYTYGSLLIILAIGIIPIVIYAMDSPWKSIRLFAPDIAFLINILVVIFCINGVSPILFNKLPKLNKYEEM; this is encoded by the coding sequence ATGAGAAAAAAAAATATTATTGTATTAGCGATAATGCTACTTTTTTTAACTCCTCTATCTGTTTCAGCGAATAATGAAGATATAAAACAATTACTTGAAAGTTATGTAGGTGAATCCTTAGGTACATATAATATCCCTGGGGCATCATTGAAGATTATTAAAAATGGAGAAACCTTTTATCAAGGTAATTGGGGAGTAATGAGTGATGAAACTAGAGTTACTTCTGATACACCTTTTCTTATTGGTTCATTGAGCAAACCCATTACATCATTAGCTATTCTCATGTTAGTTGAGGATGGCAAAATTAAGCTGGATGAAACACTAACAACTTATATTCCATCGTTCAAATATAAAACTATAAGTCCAAAAGAAATAAAAGTGTTACATTTATTAAAACAAACTAGCGGAATTAGCCAATTTGATAGCCTTAAAATTACAGATATAGATACAAAAGATAAGGATGCCCTTACGAAAGCTGTAGGCGAGCTTAATGGTGTGGAGTTATCCAACGAACCCGGAACTGTTTATGAATATAATTCAGTTAATTATTTATTATTAGGTTCAATAATTGAGGAAGTTACAAATCAAACCTTTTCAGAGTTTATTAATAAAAATATTTTTGCTCCTTTAGGCATGAATCATTCTGCTGCAGACTATGAAAGTGCAGTCGATAAGGGTTATGTTCCTGGTTTTAAGTCATGGTTTGGTAAGCCAATAAAAAGTAAAGAGTTATATGATAATGCAGGAGCACCTTATGGATACATGGTTTCAAGTACCAATGATCTGGCTAAATTCCTGACATTTATGCAAAAGGGTGGAGAATTGCTATCTGATGAAAATCTACAAATATTGAAAACACCTCCAGAAGAAGAAGGAACTTATGGTTTGGGTTGGCATTTTTCCAAAGAAGAAAAATTTCCTTTTCATGGTGGAGCTACACCAGACTATCGGGCTGAAATGTTTTATATGGATGAAAAAGACTATGCAGTAGTCCTTTTAACAAATAAATATCATATTATGGAGGACGCTCAAGTTTTTTATATAATGGACGGAATTCGTTCCATAATGAATGGGGCAGAACCCCTTGAGCTGCAAGAATCAAGCAATACTATCCAATGGATTGCTCTAGGACTTATTTTACTGTTAACGGTTCTGACTATATTCCATATTTTCTTGCTTAGAAAGAGAAAGAGAAAAAATTCAAAGTGGTCATATACCTATGGATCCCTATTAATAATTTTGGCCATTGGAATAATACCTATTGTGATTTATGCGATGGACAGTCCTTGGAAGTCAATTAGACTTTTTGCACCGGATATTGCTTTTTTAATTAATATTCTAGTTGTTATCTTCTGCATCAATGGAGTTTCTCCAATTCTTTTTAATAAACTTCCAAAGTTAAACAAATATGAAGAAATGTAA